Genomic window (Gelria sp. Kuro-4):
CTCAAGCTTGTCTGGGGGATCGGGCCGGTTACGGAGGCGGCGCTCAAGGCCCAGGGGGTGAGGAGCCTCACCGACCTTACGGGACACCCGCGCTGGGGCGAGGAGGCGCGGCGCGTGCTGGCGCTCATCGCCGCGCGCCGGGCGACGGAGCTCAGGCGGCGCGGGGCGAGCGACGCGGAGCTTTTGGGCCTCTTCCAGCCGGAGGAAGTGGCCTGCCTCGACATCGAGACCACCGGCCTCTGGGGCAACCAGCCGCTCTTTCTGGTGGGCCTTCTCAGGGCGGAGGGGGGAGGGCTGGTGCTGGAGCAGCTCCTGGCCCGCCACTACCGGGAGGAAAAGGCGCTCCTCACCTACCTGGCGGACGTTCTGGGCGGGGTAAGGACGGTGGTTACCTTTAACGGCAAGCGCTTCGACCTTCCTTACATTGAGCAGCGCTTCATCTACCATGGCCTGCCGCAACCGGCGGAACCCTTCCACGTGGACCTCTACTTCCACGCCCGGCGCCTGCCGCAGGACCTCCCGAATCGGCGCCTGGTCACGCTGGAGGAGCACCTCCTGGGGGCGGAGCGGGAAGGGGACGTGCCGGGGTACCTGGTGCCCACCATTTACCACCGCTTTGTGCGTACGGGCGAGGCGGAGCTGCTCTTGCCTGTGCTGCAGCACAATGCCCAGGACGTGCTCTCCCTGGCCCGGCTGCTTTACCTGGTGGAGCAGGAGGGGAAGGAGGTGGGCGGCGGTGCCGTCCACTCAAGTTGAGCCGCTCAAGGCGGCCTTAAGCGCGGCACTCGCCGGCTTAGGCGCGGACCGCCACTACAGCGAGGCCCTGGCGGCACTGGCCCAGGGCCTCTTTCTCTGGCAGCTGAAGGCGGACGGAGGCCCGGAAGACTTCGCTTCCTGGGGTGGGCCCTTTGCCGCGCCGGCCTGGCGCGGCCGCACCCCGGCGGCGGTTCGCACCCTACAGGCCGAGCTCAACCGGCTGGCGCCGTCGGCGGCGGAACTCGGTGCGGCCCTGGAGGCGCTCCACTGGGAGCGCGGCAGCGGGAGCAGCAGGGAACGCGGGGTCTACTACACCCCGCCTGTTTTGGCCCGTTTCATGGCCCGCCTGGCCCTGCGGCTGTATTTTCAGGAACTGGCGCGGCCCCGCAGCCGCGAACGCGATCCGGGCGCACCGGTGTGCCTGCCGCCGACTCTGCGCTTAGCCGACCCGGCCGTGGGTGCCGGGGCCTTTCTCGCCGCCGCCCTGGCGGAGCTCAGCGCTCTCCCGGCGGATCTCCGGGGCGGGCGCGGTGTGCCGGAACTGCTCGGGTGCCTGGCGGGGCGGGACCGCGATGCTGAGGCGGTGTACCTTACGCGCGTGCGCCTCTGGCTCCTGGCGGCGGCGGAGGTGGCCCGGCGCGGCGGCCCGTTCCCGCCGCTTGCGGCCATCCGTAGCGGGGACAGCCTGAGCGAGGGGCCGGAGCCCGCCGACATCATTCTAGAAAACCCACCTTACCTGCGCCAGGAAAACCTGAGTGCGGCGGAAAAAAATGCCCTGGCGGCGCGCTTCGGCCGCAGCCTGCCGCGACAGGCCGATCTTTATGCCTACTTCCTGGCCAATCTTAAGAACGAACTTAAGCCGGGCGGGGTGGCCGTTTTAGTGACACCGGTGGCCTGGCTGGAGGTGGATTACGGGCGGGCGCTGCAGAAGGAACTGCTCAGGAGTTTTGAGATTCCCCTCATCATCACCTCCGCCTGTGAGCGCTGGTTCCACCAGGCGGCGGTCCATACGGCGGTGAGCGCCTTTGTCCGGCCGGAGGAGGCGGGGCGGCGCCCGCGGCGGCCGACGGCCCTGGTAAACCTTAGCCGGCCCCTGGCCGCAGCGGCGGAGGAAGTGGTGGCATCCGGCGGCCGCTTTCCTTCCGGCTGGAGCTGCGGCGAGGCCTACCGGGCGGTAAGTGTGCCCCGTACAGAGCTGAGTGCGCTCACGCAGCGGCGGAGGCCGGTGCGCGCCCGCTGGGGGACGCTGCTCCGGGCACCAGGGGTGTATTTCACCCTGCATGCCGCGGCGCCGGACGCCTGGGTGAGTGCCGGCGAGCTGGCCGAGGTGACGCGCGGCTTTACCAGCGGGGCCAATGCCTTTTTCTTCGTGCGCGATGTCACGGCGGAGGTGGAGCCTGCCGTGCGCACCGAACTGGGGGTTACTGCCGGCGGCGGCCTCCGGGTCATTGCGGCGCGGGGCCGGCGCCGGTACTTTGCCGTGGAAGAACGCTTTCTTTTCCCGCTTATCAAATCGCCGCGCGAGGTGGCCGGATATGTCATCCGGGAAGAAGACCTGGCGTGGCGGGTGCTGCTTCTGCCGCCGGACGAGGGATATGTCCAGGGGCTCCGGGCCGCGGAGTATATCCGCTGGGGTGAGGCGCAGGGGTTCGGCTGCCGGGCCACCGTGTGCTCCCGCTCCTTTTGGTGGAGCCTGCCCAAGCTCCTGCCGCCCCAGGTTCTGGCACGGCAGTTTTACGACCGGCGCTTTAATTTCCCCTACAACCCCAGCACGGCGCTGTGCGACCATACCTTTTATTACCTTACCGGCTGCGCCGACCCGGAGCTCTTTGCTGCGCTCCTTAACAGCACCCTGACATACTTTCACGTGGAGCTCTGGGGCCGTTCCAATATGGGTGACGGGGTACTTACCTTTTACGGGCCGGAGCTTTCCGATCTGCCGCTGCCGCGGCCGG
Coding sequences:
- a CDS encoding ribonuclease H-like domain-containing protein; this translates as MSLFERLARLRAERAAAGEAEAAGGAAPATCLEPAGLKPRAAGLAGPQEEDSSSRPPVPAARFGGCEIKTACGTFCCRARPLAARPSALLAQPERILANLKLVWGIGPVTEAALKAQGVRSLTDLTGHPRWGEEARRVLALIAARRATELRRRGASDAELLGLFQPEEVACLDIETTGLWGNQPLFLVGLLRAEGGGLVLEQLLARHYREEKALLTYLADVLGGVRTVVTFNGKRFDLPYIEQRFIYHGLPQPAEPFHVDLYFHARRLPQDLPNRRLVTLEEHLLGAEREGDVPGYLVPTIYHRFVRTGEAELLLPVLQHNAQDVLSLARLLYLVEQEGKEVGGGAVHSS
- a CDS encoding Eco57I restriction-modification methylase domain-containing protein; amino-acid sequence: MPSTQVEPLKAALSAALAGLGADRHYSEALAALAQGLFLWQLKADGGPEDFASWGGPFAAPAWRGRTPAAVRTLQAELNRLAPSAAELGAALEALHWERGSGSSRERGVYYTPPVLARFMARLALRLYFQELARPRSRERDPGAPVCLPPTLRLADPAVGAGAFLAAALAELSALPADLRGGRGVPELLGCLAGRDRDAEAVYLTRVRLWLLAAAEVARRGGPFPPLAAIRSGDSLSEGPEPADIILENPPYLRQENLSAAEKNALAARFGRSLPRQADLYAYFLANLKNELKPGGVAVLVTPVAWLEVDYGRALQKELLRSFEIPLIITSACERWFHQAAVHTAVSAFVRPEEAGRRPRRPTALVNLSRPLAAAAEEVVASGGRFPSGWSCGEAYRAVSVPRTELSALTQRRRPVRARWGTLLRAPGVYFTLHAAAPDAWVSAGELAEVTRGFTSGANAFFFVRDVTAEVEPAVRTELGVTAGGGLRVIAARGRRRYFAVEERFLFPLIKSPREVAGYVIREEDLAWRVLLLPPDEGYVQGLRAAEYIRWGEAQGFGCRATVCSRSFWWSLPKLLPPQVLARQFYDRRFNFPYNPSTALCDHTFYYLTGCADPELFAALLNSTLTYFHVELWGRSNMGDGVLTFYGPELSDLPLPRPELFAGERGTELKRAFQRLRARAVLPVEEEVERSDRRDLDLNVLAGLGLTGLPAASLLAEVYSALTRLVAQRLERSRRGQV